Within the Papaver somniferum cultivar HN1 unplaced genomic scaffold, ASM357369v1 unplaced-scaffold_132, whole genome shotgun sequence genome, the region attttaaaaatggtAAAAATCTAATTATTAGATTAGTTTACTATCATACACTTCACTTTCCTAATATTTACATTAGATCCGACGGCTTTAATAAACCCATTTAGCCTAAGGTCGTGATTCGATAAATGTTTCAACCACCATTAAGCACCCATCTCTCATCAGAAGCACTTCAATCATCTTCCCAGACGTCAACACCAGCAAAACCAAATATTACTGCATAGCTTAATACCGATCGGAACCAACTCAACcacaaaaaacccaatttcaatCACATGCAATAATCCTCAGTTCCTTGGAATACGGTTAACGTTTCATGGCAACATCATCAGATTTTAGACCTAACCTTTTCGTTGATTTTCTTGGCTGAACTTCACacacaaactaaaacttttcGAGAATCACTAGTTCACTGATTGCCAGTAGGTTAACCCTCACAGATTCCTTGTTGCAAACCCAGACTCCCAACTACAAACAATCTAGAATTTGGTTCCATCTCCATTTGACAGAAACCAACTTTCCTCAGTCGATTCAACCACTGCACGTTTCTATTTTCTGGCCATGCTACAAACTGATTTCCTATCAAAACCACAAAATTCCATCCAGCGAGAAATGCCCAAACTCCGTTACATCCAAGATTTGCAGAGAACACTCTTCAACCAACACATAACCATTCTCCATCTTCGCTACTGCCAAGAAATATTTTCCATCCAAAAACCAtctcaactcgaaccataaactCGTTGCTGCAGTGTTGTTGTTTCTCAATTGAGAAGTTTCACCTAAACCCATGAAATCCATTGTTGCCGATTTATTTCTCAAATGAGAAGTTTGGCTTAAACCGCATATTTCGATCACCATTTACCTCAATGTATTTCAGTCACAACCATAGTGACTTACTAATCAACATCATCACCACAAACACTTGAATTTCTGAAATTCCATACACAACCAGAACCTCCCCTTACCAGAATCTTTTCTTCTGCCTCTATTTACCCAAAATCCTCAAAAGCAGACCTTAATCTCACTAAGATTTCGATTCATTGCATGAGACTTGACTTCAGCTGAAATTTCAACCAAATATGTTCAATTAACTCAATACCCATCTTTAATCTCAtcccccaaaaccctaatttctgtaaaTTTACccccaagaaccctaatttctgtttggATAAGAACGTGTAGATAAATTCTATGAACCCTATAGTTTCTTCCTGGGTTTACAATAAACATACCaattcaaaatcaaatcaaagaaacCCTACTCTTATTCTCCCTGTTACTTTTTCCCCCAATTACCTGAGTTCAATCGATCTCATCGCATCATAGTTGTTCTATGTTCAATTTTTCATCAACATGAATATCTTCTCTCTCGGTTTAATTAATCTCTTCCAGGCTTTCACAAAAAACGCTCTGCATAATTCGACTCTCTGAATCGCCATAGAGAAACaaagaagagaaaggaaagaAGATGAGACTGATGAGTCGAGTTCTTCTTCCTTTTGGTTTAAACCTAAGGGTATAATAGTAAATTTAGTCAATTAATTAGATTTTGTATCTATTTTTAATAAATGCTAAATAGAAGTCAAGAGTCAACGTGGGTCAACGTTAttttcaagtaccaaacaccaagttggacaaatgttaaacCAAACTCAAAAGCTggacaaaacttgagtaccaaaaacaaaataacccaaaaATAAAAGGAGGTGATGagaattgaagaaaagatatACCTTGAATAAATAAGATGTTGATAATTTGGTTGTGTTGTTATGGTATATAGAAACATTATTTATAGTACATTGACTGTCTTTTGGTATCTCAATTTTCAAATCTTACTACTGTTATTGGGGTCTAGTGTGGTCACTTTGTCTATTGGTGCATGTATATCGGCTCGAGTTTTCTTATCACCAGTTGTTGGTTTAGTCATATCACTCATAAATTTATAAAACTATTTGCGAATCTGTAAGTGAGTTTTCTCATCACCAGTTGTCTGTTTCGTTTCACTCGttaatttattaaaatatttGCAAATCTGTAAGTGATTTTTCTTATCACCAGTTGTCGGGGATTTTCatatcactcataactttataAAACTATTTGCGAATCTGTAAGTGAGTTTTCTCGTCACCTGTTGTCGGTTTCGTTAGTTCACTCATTAATTTATTAAAGATTCGGAAATTGAGTTGACGGATCACTGTATTTTTCATCTTTCGACATATCAACTCACATCAATTATTTCGACTTATATGTTCTTGATTTTATCTTCATTCACTTTTATACGTGTCTATCTAGTATTCTAGTCAAGTGCAACTTGATTTTTGTCATAATGTATTtgaatttttataattttcagTATGTTTTGTCGTAACCTATTTGTTTTTCACCTTTTCCAAATAAAGACATGTACTTGTCTTAAGACTCATCAGATCACAAATAGTATGGTAACATTTTTTACTTTTCTATAAAATCCCCTAAATTGGGTCACAAATACCATACCCTCATTCCATATGCTAGTTTGTAAGAAAAAATTCTAGTAAGTTTTGTTAGAAAATATTCTTGATGAGGTTTAGTAATGAAGAAGATGTAGGTATTGTGAAAGCATGGATTTTAGAAACTAATCGAGCCACAATCCCTGGAGAAGTCAATGAATCAACCGATTTTTGGAACCGCGTTTTCCAAACTTTTGAAGATATTACCGTAAACGACAATAGAAGAACAAAGAAGTCAGTAACAAACAGATTCAACCTAACTAATACTGAAATCCAAACCTTTGTTACTATTCTGTTTGATATCAACTTGAAGCATGCATCATTGTCATACGAAGTTCGAGTAAGGATATAATAAAAACTGGTTAATAAGTTGATTAACTATGTACCCTAATGTCATATGTTTTATGTTAAGTTATCATGTTAATGTTTTCGTTTTGTTTTTCAGAAAATGAAAGCTAGGATCGAGTACTGTGAAGACAAGAAGAAACCTTTTAAATTTGATGCATTGTATGAGCAATTGAAAGATGTTGTACCTTGTTATAATCTTGAATGAATATATCAGTGCGAACATGTTTTTTAATAAGCTGAATACTcttaaattcaaaaaccaaatggATACAATAACATTAAAGTTACCAAACACTCTCATAAAATAAAAGCATCTCGAAATTTAAATCACAGCTAATCAACAAAACCACTAATTAACTAATAACCTGGACAACTAATTAACCATTAAACAAGACAACTAATAACCAAGAAAACCAACTAACCATATTAAGCAAGTAAATAAAATAACTAATTGCGAGGATCGTATCCTAACCGGGCACATATTTCCTCCTGCACCTTTTTTACTGCATATTGCTTCCATTCAGGCAGGCTTCGTACATCTGTTAATAATATTTCCATATCTTTATGCCTAATGGCCATTTcttgattttggatttttttctctcTAGCCAAGGTATCCCTTGTCCCATTCTCAACTATCTGGCGCATTAACTCATTTTCAGCTAATTTTTCTTCATGTTTGACTGCATCCTTCTTCTCAAAATACTGAATCATGTTGCTCCAGCCACGTTCTGCAACTTTAGCCATGGAATTTTCCATCTTAGCCTTGTCTCTGCTAACTCCCCTGGGTTTGTCTCTTGCAAAAAAACGTGTTTGTGTTTGGGTTTCCGTAGCTGTATTTGTGCCATCACCATCTTCACTTTCTGAAACAACCATAGGAATCAGGGTGGACTGACTAGGTTCACCATGATATGACCTTAAATTCTCCGGGTCACAACCTTCAACATGCTGCCTCAAAACTTCAAAAACCGCGTCATGTTTCCAGAGTTTTCCCCCCCTTCCTTCAACAAACTTCATTCTTGATTCTACGTTCTGTAGACATATATTCGGGAAGTGTCAATGAAGTACATCAATGAATTGATATTATCATatgaaatgaaattaaaattaataaccttcttTGCATCAGTAAACTTACTATTTGTTGATCAATCCATCCACTTGGCGGGTTTCTGAGAAAAGTTGCCACTATTGCAGCaaattttctgcaatctgattTGATGGCACTCATTCTGTTCAGAAGCGCTTTTCGAGTCCGATTTGTACGAGTGCCAAAAGTACGGTGGTATTCCGGTTCGATTTTATCCCAGAAAGTTTCTGAATCTTGATACCTCCCGACTATTGAATCCGTTGCAAACATAACATAAGCCTTTACAATTGCCAAATCTTCTGCTCGGGTAAAATTAACCATTATGTTTTGGGACAAGTACAATAAATCTaaccaaaatataaaataattggAAAGAGATATAAGATTTTTAAGTGATTTTTAGGTGAGTATTAGTAATATGTTGGTTAGAATTGGATTGGTGTAGATTTTTTGTTACCAAAAATTACATATATATAAGAGTTCAAAAAAAATTACCGTTGGAATAAACGACTTATGATAAtccgtttttgttttttgttcgcAGGATGAAGCAAGCCGTTAAAGATCTAACGGCCAGGAAATATAACGACTCACCATAAACCGTCTAAACGGTTTATAGTTAACCGTTTGATTTGGTAGCCGTTAGATCATCAATGGTCTTTTAAATCTAATGGTTAGCTGGAAAAACGGCTAACAATTAACTGTTTTTCTCAAACGTTCAAATTTCAAACCAGTATATATATAAGAGGCAGAGTTTTACTTCACTACCATCAAATAtaaaccaaaaatttcagcactCAAGTTTTAAAGTCCGATTTATCAAATTAGTTGGTTTACGTTTTATTAATTTATGTTTGTTTGTAGAAAATTTAATGGCTAATTTTAGTGAACTAGAAGATATTAAACTTGTGACAAGCTTTTGCAGTGTAGTAGATCGACCAGATTTTCTGGATATGCCAGCTGAAACATTTTCGAATGATATGTCGGTCGAGTTTCATTCTGGAGGGGGTGAGCCAGAGATCCTTGAATGCTCTTCGGTCTCGCCTAGCTTTCATTAAGATGAATTGCAGGGTTTTTAGGAACTGTCTATGCGAAGCAGGTAATGACGTCAATTTATCCAGAATTAAGTTTACTCAGCAACGAAGGCTAACATTTAAACACTCAAGCGTCAACGATATATTTGGTTATCGTTTGAATATCAATCCAGAACATATCTTATAATCTACCGAGAAATTTATAGAATTTAGTATGCTTATTTTATAGGTTATCTTATTGTTGTGTGTTTCTAAGTTGTGTTATTTAACAAATGTAATGTATTTTCTTTTTTCCTGCAAATGTAATGTACTTTCCTTTTTGCTACATGTGTAATGTTTTTCAGAGTACCTCCAAATGTaatgtttttaatattttcctgcaAACTTATAGTTTTTGTAAACTTAAATTTGAAAACCAACTAACCATGTCTCACCGCacatataaataaaaaaacatataatAAAATCATTCTGAATCGGAGTCCAACAAAAGTCCTTCTGGGTCGTAATGGTCTTGATCAACATCAACCTCGTCCGTGTCTTCTCCCGAATCCAGCTCATTGTCTATCGCATCTCCAGGCATTTCACCATCCCTTAGACCTTGACCATGGCATTCCCATATATGACCTGCAAGATTCGTACGAAGTCTCTCCTGGAGAACTGGGTTTTTTAATGCCTCGCTTGTCTGCCTCGGGTATCCTACTATAGGTGCATGTGGTGGGTCTGACACATAATTCCACTCCGGGTCACGATGTTCATCCTCTACAACGATATTATGCAATATCAAGCATGTTCTCATGATCGATTTCATATCTTGCTTTTCCCAGTAGTTACATCTATGGTAAAGGATCCTAAATTTACTTTGCAGTGTCCCAAATGCATGttccacatctttcctctttgccATTTGATATTTGTTAAATAACTCGAGAATTGGAATACCACTGGGTGCACCGTAAGCTTGGACTAACACATAGTAACTCTTATAAATTTCATCCACTAAATAATACCCCTGCGTGTACTGGTTCCCATTGATAGTAAAATGACAAGGTGGTGCAATACCATTGAGATTGTCATCAAACAAATTAGAGGACTTCAAAACATTAAGATCATTGTTGGATCCACCCACTCCAAAATACCCATGCCAAAACCACCTATCGTATGAAGCAACCGCCTCAAGAACACATGTGGGTAAGCTTTTGTGGCATGTGTATGTTCCCTCCTCGTCTTGTGTACACACCCTCCAACCCCAATGCATACAGTCCAGGCTACCAAGCATTCCTGGAAAGCCTCTAGATGCGTTTTCCTTCATCAGCCACTCCACATCATTCACAGTTGGACGTCTCATGTATTCCGCATTAAACCAAAACATAATTGCATCACAAAACTTCTTAATATAATAGTAAGTAGTAGAAGCAGCCATACAGGTATAATCATCAATGCTATCGGGTGGGATACCTTTACAAAGACACTTCATAACGGCATACATTTTCATGTATGGGCTATGACCTGGAATTCTTGCAGCATCCTTTCTTTGTCG harbors:
- the LOC113332799 gene encoding uncharacterized protein LOC113332799, which translates into the protein MYAVMKCLCKGIPPDSIDDYTCMAASTTYYYIKKFCDAIMFWFNAEYMRRPTVNDVEWLMKENASRGFPGMLGSLDCMHWGWRVCTQDEEGTYTCHKSLPTCVLEAVASYDRWFWHGYFGVGGSNNDLNVLKSSNLFDDNLNGIAPPCHFTINGNQYTQGYYLVDEIYKSYYVLVQAYGAPSGIPILELFNKYQMAKRKDVEHAFGTLQSKFRILYHRCNYWEKQDMKSIMRTCLILHNIVVEDEHRDPEWNYVSDPPHAPIVGYPRQTSEALKNPVLQERLRTNLAGHIWECHGQGLRDGEMPGDAIDNELDSGEDTDEVDVDQDHYDPEGLLLDSDSE